GCAGTTGGGAGAGTTGCCCAATTATACACTGTTACCTACCGGAACAGGTCGTCATCGGGTTTTCTGATGAGCTCCCCTGCCCCTTTGCCCCCTCTCTCGAATGCGTAGCCTCTTACTACGACCACCGGGACGGAATCGTTTTTACCCATGACCAACCCGGCGGCCCCGGCGATTTCGTCGGCAACGGCAATGAGAGTGGCTTTGAGTTCGTAGCCCTTTAAATCGAGCTTCGTTCGGTAGTCTTTTAACGGTTTCATTCCCCAGCATCCGATAGCAATCTCTGTAAGCCCGTCGCGCCAGGGTCTTCCTACTGTGTCTGTGATTATAACCGCTACTTCTACACCCAGTTTCTCTTTGAACCCTTCCGCCAGTTTTTTTGCCGATTGGTCCGGGTCAATTGGTAGAATGGTAACTGTATCTCCACCCGATACATTCGACGCATCGACGCCGGCGTTTGCGCATATTATGCCGTGTTTCGTCTCGGCTATTAATCTCCCCTTATCCATCTTGACGATCCTTTTCGATTCGGAGAGCACTACTTCTACCATGCGCGCGTCTTTATTCCATTCTTTAGCAAATTTAATGGCAAATGTAGAAGGTGTT
The Thermodesulfobacteriota bacterium DNA segment above includes these coding regions:
- the cofE gene encoding coenzyme F420-0:L-glutamate ligase — protein: MSSRPQTISIIPIPGIPEINPGDDLINIVTDAFFKQDISIVNGDIIVFAQKIISKAEGRIVKLSEITPSTFAIKFAKEWNKDARMVEVVLSESKRIVKMDKGRLIAETKHGIICANAGVDASNVSGGDTVTILPIDPDQSAKKLAEGFKEKLGVEVAVIITDTVGRPWRDGLTEIAIGCWGMKPLKDYRTKLDLKGYELKATLIAVADEIAGAAGLVMGKNDSVPVVVVRGYAFERGGKGAGELIRKPDDDLFR